Proteins encoded by one window of Sulfurospirillum barnesii SES-3:
- a CDS encoding ABC transporter substrate-binding protein, with translation MMKFFLSVITVFGVVIYLSIPKTSYHFGELRTKTLKDGLVTDLKVGVVWPFSTTNNLFKEGIELAVEEINEKGIHGRKFNIVYKDTASDQKKAIKIAKEFVETPDMFAVMGHYDSNTVAKTSISYERAKLFYINTGALGSFLSEHNFNYFVRTSMNTDMLAKKMVLALSKEGYKMVYHITQEDSYGQDIAFNFKNYLDFMDMRICRSDSYFRWDKKFHKIIYDLRGENCDVVFVAGYEPWAWKFLSDMRDMGVTLPFVAAATSIDSLMEIAPKAAEGAMFYTYYDPHSNDSNNVKFYNTFKKKYGMEPDVYAATGYDSIKMLAEAIERTKSIDPLNLVYYFKYIMHHVGVNGTYSFTSKGEVRERPFYLMKVENGKGVMVRSLEPDYNVDD, from the coding sequence CCTATCATTTTGGCGAATTACGAACAAAAACCTTAAAAGATGGATTAGTAACAGATTTGAAGGTTGGTGTCGTATGGCCTTTTTCTACAACGAACAATCTTTTCAAAGAGGGGATTGAGCTGGCGGTTGAGGAAATTAATGAAAAAGGCATTCACGGCAGAAAGTTCAATATCGTATACAAAGACACCGCATCAGATCAGAAAAAAGCGATAAAAATTGCTAAAGAGTTCGTAGAAACACCTGATATGTTCGCCGTGATGGGACATTATGACAGCAATACCGTTGCCAAAACATCCATTAGTTACGAGCGAGCAAAACTGTTTTATATCAATACGGGAGCCCTTGGTTCTTTTCTTTCAGAACATAACTTTAATTATTTTGTGAGAACAAGCATGAATACAGACATGCTTGCTAAGAAAATGGTTTTGGCTCTGAGTAAAGAGGGTTATAAAATGGTTTATCATATCACGCAAGAAGACTCCTACGGGCAAGACATTGCGTTTAATTTTAAAAATTATTTGGATTTTATGGATATGAGAATATGCCGCTCAGATTCGTATTTTAGATGGGATAAAAAGTTTCATAAGATCATCTATGACTTAAGAGGTGAAAATTGTGATGTTGTGTTTGTTGCTGGTTATGAACCATGGGCGTGGAAATTCCTTAGTGATATGAGAGATATGGGTGTAACACTCCCTTTTGTTGCAGCCGCAACATCTATAGATTCACTGATGGAAATTGCTCCCAAAGCTGCGGAAGGAGCAATGTTCTACACATACTATGATCCACACTCTAATGACTCTAATAATGTTAAATTTTATAACACCTTTAAAAAGAAGTACGGTATGGAACCTGATGTGTATGCCGCAACGGGATACGATTCAATCAAAATGTTGGCAGAAGCAATAGAACGTACCAAGTCCATAGATCCCCTGAATTTGGTTTATTACTTCAAATACATCATGCACCATGTTGGTGTCAATGGGACGTATAGCTTTACATCCAAAGGAGAGGTTCGTGAAAGACCGTTTTACCTTATGAAAGTTGAAAATGGCAAAGGTGTAATGGTACGTTCTCTTGAGCCCGATTACAATGTAGATGATTGA
- a CDS encoding non-ribosomal peptide synthetase, whose product MLNIYALSSPQEAIYIDSLLYSETTKYTMGGFALLSGRIDVEIFKKAHAITLTLHDVFLSKIETRHGKIVQSSPHEPYGVYFKDFSTSVDSYRAGVEFILEDFSHPIPINAYPLAADMLLKVNEELYIWYTKLHHIMNDAFGHALFAETLSEIYTALFYKQELPVKERHRYVDFVEDDNAYLHSETFLKDAAFWMEKFKTLPEPISFSGSKDGLCEQEALKTERMTLTLSRLCYNDMLRICSENSFTSFHFLLAVLYTYLYRTKNRNDIVIGMPILNRNNKKFRNTSGMFMGMIPLRIKMEEGMSFMDLALGISRELRECYRHQRYPLGQIIKDCRSKEGFYGNIFDITFVYRKLSYDKKFGKTLMRMQILDTKAREESFSVEVDEFDDGDVNLFFNYNPYVIPPEEAEQMVRGFETLFLDVAMMEDKPLKELRIMPERVRCGVFGEKINFPKKRFEEIFAQTCMQYGAKEAVKYKDTTLTYVELDGFSSGIAKKLRDDFGLQKGDRVVCVLERTHIVPVVILALFKMGCVYVPADTSLPKDRINYMVNDCAAKLIISSAPLEAEVCVYIPDTLVSGFFAPIESLNAEDDAYIIYTSGTTGRPKGVVVPHQGIVNTVLSQASQWEGGKHANVLQFASLGFDASLSEIGMALLSGASLKIVPKQTILSPAEFIDFMNKEKVTVATLPPSYLSSLGFPEFFYLKSLITAGESPIEKDVLFYKNLCRVINAYGPTEISVCASWYEIPKDYCGGAVPIGKAIDNAHIYILDDNLNPLPLGSVGQICVGGAGVTRGYLNNPELTQQTFQKDLFFEGQKMYLTGDMGKINADGNLVFLGRKDAQIKLRGYRIEPEEVARVMEGLSFIDATSIDVHDEGESKSLVAYYTAKNVVDVAYIKKALLEKLPPYMIPSFFIHVKEFPLNVSGKIDKKALKGAFKKIPSSTKELQLPLSETEQNVSRVWSEILEIDHFETDTNFFDLGGHSLHAIKVMSKLFTLFGVRIGLREFFADPTLKGIASILDKRSGNKEKKIANLALPHTRALSPSERRIWVFCAMQGSSSAYNMPLLMDIEGEVDVGALNSALKLILSRHDILRTYYEEERAVCHIKSECMFEVQEIVTKNLTEALLHEIDEPFNLYDAPLFRLKILTDGTKKTLSFVIHHIISDGWSLQVLMNELLQAYEAVKKREVPELSPTNVSYASYATWLESEEYQELARSDRAYWLERFKHMPPELELPIDFSRGSMLSFKGASIHRDFELRWDAISHKAATLDTTPFTLFLAALYGVLHTYSSSTDIVIGSPVSGRIHPDIQKTCGIFINTLPLRVTFSPTENFLTLVARTKTAITEGHDHQLYPFDRLVNELELARRTDHQPLFDVMLLLQDTVEETMQAHDFTLKARGLESSNSHFDMTFFISQMGGNIRLDIEYNTSLFTKESALRFARHYENYLKNALRQPSTMLLDIRCITPEETNFLAQVSKGLRRNLPQKSFIHCFLEQAQKFPYKEAVVTPLGRFSYADIAQKAIAIAADIQSAGIEKGDFVGLTCKRDENLVAGMLGIMMSGASYVFMSAELPEKRFAKIVKTAHIKRVYASTEVPFVIQNITRRIDDVAPVAFVPDSFSTMAYCIFTSGTTGEPKGVLITRENLENLVFATDIEIYKQSDKTLRELCAVSGAFDVSIKQVCAALSCGHTLCMPDDTTLYDPFLLLEFIKKEQIHLLDISPSLLLMLMEVGLCETPLPYVKKLLIGSEAVQFSVIKRFMHAHPNVEVFNCYGPSECTVESVRLKIEATREYPHILPIGHPCLNSNAYVLDTHMNLCCEGVYGEIHLGGACVGAGYSNETKNRFTYFENERVYATGDIGRYNRFGEIEIAGRKDTQLKIRGYRIEPEEIEHCILLAPGVALASIAVFKQGTLDEMAAFYTGTADPEEVKKHVAYFVPSYALPAVFKKIDKMPLSAGGKIDKKALLAELVFNEKQPVQPEGLHLEIASLWHDLLGHSGFGMEDTFFDAGGNSVLLVQLYSRLNKAYPDVFTLAGLFSKSSIEAQAEAIKVYSMTDTLIEGITLPSHALSREAKGNTRLSSALHVTLSIPQASAYAMYLMFELYGIEDGVSAVIKKGICYLCRVNLRGVEDIDALIKRCADNLEDSKSIRPREGCIPLVLCDSEILAEEYVAQNGIVFVMQNGFVEGYFSEKIDSNEAVKIMETFIMIIQAAS is encoded by the coding sequence ATGCTTAATATATACGCACTTTCATCACCACAAGAGGCTATATATATTGACTCCCTTTTGTATAGTGAAACCACAAAATATACTATGGGTGGCTTTGCTCTCTTAAGTGGTCGGATTGATGTTGAGATATTTAAAAAAGCCCATGCCATTACACTGACCCTTCACGATGTATTTCTTTCCAAAATAGAGACAAGGCATGGGAAAATTGTACAAAGCTCTCCACATGAACCATATGGGGTATATTTTAAGGATTTTTCCACTTCCGTTGATTCATACAGGGCAGGTGTTGAGTTCATTCTTGAAGATTTTTCTCATCCCATACCCATCAATGCATACCCCCTTGCAGCAGATATGCTACTCAAAGTGAATGAAGAGCTTTATATTTGGTACACCAAACTGCATCATATTATGAACGACGCATTTGGTCATGCTCTTTTTGCAGAAACTTTATCTGAAATTTATACAGCTTTGTTTTATAAGCAAGAGTTGCCAGTAAAAGAAAGGCACAGATACGTTGATTTTGTTGAAGATGACAACGCATATCTCCATTCCGAAACCTTTTTAAAAGATGCAGCATTTTGGATGGAGAAGTTTAAGACTCTACCTGAACCTATTTCTTTTTCAGGTTCAAAAGATGGACTTTGTGAGCAAGAAGCATTAAAAACGGAAAGAATGACATTAACACTTAGCAGATTGTGTTACAACGATATGCTCAGGATTTGTAGCGAAAATAGTTTTACCTCCTTTCATTTTCTTCTTGCCGTTCTTTATACGTATTTGTATAGAACAAAAAACCGCAACGATATTGTTATTGGCATGCCCATTCTTAATCGCAATAATAAAAAATTTAGAAACACTTCGGGTATGTTTATGGGTATGATACCCCTTCGTATTAAAATGGAAGAGGGTATGAGTTTTATGGATCTAGCGCTTGGTATAAGCCGTGAACTTAGGGAGTGTTATCGGCATCAGCGTTACCCTCTTGGTCAGATAATAAAGGATTGCCGTAGCAAAGAGGGGTTTTATGGTAACATTTTTGATATAACATTTGTGTACCGTAAACTTTCCTATGATAAGAAGTTTGGAAAAACTCTTATGCGCATGCAAATACTTGATACAAAAGCGAGGGAAGAATCCTTTTCCGTTGAAGTAGATGAGTTTGACGATGGCGATGTGAATCTTTTTTTTAATTACAATCCGTATGTTATTCCTCCAGAAGAGGCAGAACAGATGGTTAGAGGGTTTGAAACCCTTTTTTTAGATGTTGCAATGATGGAAGATAAGCCTCTTAAAGAGCTTAGAATTATGCCTGAAAGAGTGAGGTGTGGGGTTTTTGGAGAAAAAATTAACTTTCCTAAAAAGCGATTTGAAGAAATCTTTGCACAGACATGTATGCAGTATGGCGCTAAAGAAGCCGTAAAATACAAAGACACTACTCTTACATACGTTGAATTAGATGGCTTCTCTTCAGGCATCGCCAAAAAACTAAGAGACGATTTTGGGCTACAAAAAGGTGACAGGGTTGTTTGTGTTCTTGAGCGTACTCACATTGTGCCAGTGGTGATACTTGCCCTTTTTAAAATGGGGTGTGTGTATGTTCCAGCCGATACGTCCCTTCCTAAAGATCGTATCAATTACATGGTAAATGATTGTGCAGCAAAGCTAATTATCAGTTCAGCTCCTCTTGAAGCAGAGGTTTGCGTCTATATACCCGATACTCTAGTTTCAGGCTTTTTTGCACCCATAGAGAGTTTAAATGCTGAAGATGATGCTTATATCATATACACTTCTGGAACAACAGGTCGTCCTAAAGGGGTTGTTGTACCGCATCAAGGAATAGTCAATACGGTGTTGTCACAAGCAAGTCAATGGGAGGGTGGTAAGCATGCCAATGTTCTCCAATTTGCTTCTTTAGGATTTGATGCCTCCTTGTCAGAGATTGGGATGGCGCTCCTTAGTGGCGCATCCTTAAAGATCGTGCCAAAGCAGACAATTCTAAGTCCTGCTGAGTTTATAGATTTTATGAACAAAGAAAAGGTTACAGTAGCAACATTGCCTCCTTCTTATCTGAGTTCATTAGGGTTCCCTGAATTTTTTTATCTTAAAAGCTTAATAACCGCAGGTGAATCACCCATAGAAAAAGATGTTCTTTTTTACAAAAACCTCTGTCGTGTCATCAACGCATACGGACCCACAGAAATATCAGTGTGCGCAAGTTGGTACGAAATCCCCAAAGACTATTGTGGGGGCGCTGTTCCCATAGGAAAAGCAATTGATAATGCACATATTTATATTTTGGATGATAACCTCAACCCCCTTCCGCTTGGTTCTGTGGGGCAGATATGTGTAGGAGGAGCAGGTGTTACTAGGGGATACCTTAATAATCCAGAACTAACGCAGCAAACATTTCAAAAAGACCTCTTTTTTGAGGGGCAGAAAATGTATCTAACGGGGGATATGGGGAAAATTAATGCTGATGGTAACCTTGTGTTTTTAGGAAGAAAAGATGCACAGATTAAGCTTAGGGGTTATCGCATTGAGCCAGAAGAGGTAGCACGTGTGATGGAGGGGCTTTCTTTTATAGATGCCACATCCATTGATGTTCACGACGAAGGTGAAAGCAAAAGCCTTGTAGCGTATTACACTGCAAAAAATGTAGTTGATGTTGCGTATATTAAAAAGGCACTTTTGGAAAAATTACCTCCTTATATGATTCCCTCATTTTTTATACATGTAAAAGAATTTCCTCTTAATGTTAGTGGGAAAATAGACAAAAAAGCACTCAAAGGGGCATTTAAAAAAATACCTTCTTCTACAAAAGAGCTCCAACTTCCGCTAAGTGAAACAGAGCAGAATGTTTCTCGTGTGTGGTCAGAAATTCTTGAGATAGATCACTTTGAAACGGATACAAACTTTTTTGATTTAGGTGGGCATTCTTTGCATGCGATTAAGGTCATGAGCAAACTGTTCACTCTCTTTGGTGTGCGCATTGGGTTAAGGGAGTTTTTTGCAGACCCAACGCTTAAGGGTATTGCTTCTATTCTGGACAAAAGGAGCGGCAATAAAGAGAAAAAAATCGCAAATCTTGCATTGCCACATACCAGAGCGTTAAGTCCATCGGAAAGACGTATTTGGGTGTTTTGCGCAATGCAAGGTAGCTCTTCTGCTTATAATATGCCTCTTCTCATGGACATTGAAGGAGAGGTGGATGTAGGTGCGCTAAACAGTGCTCTTAAGCTTATTCTCTCACGGCATGATATTTTAAGAACCTATTATGAAGAAGAAAGGGCTGTGTGCCACATCAAAAGTGAGTGCATGTTTGAAGTTCAAGAAATCGTCACCAAAAACCTCACTGAGGCACTCTTGCATGAGATTGATGAACCTTTCAATTTATACGATGCGCCCCTTTTCAGGTTGAAGATATTGACTGATGGAACCAAAAAAACATTGAGCTTCGTGATTCATCACATCATTTCAGACGGTTGGTCGCTTCAAGTGTTGATGAACGAATTGCTTCAAGCCTACGAAGCGGTGAAAAAAAGAGAAGTGCCCGAGCTTTCACCAACAAATGTTTCTTACGCCTCTTATGCCACATGGTTAGAGAGTGAAGAGTATCAAGAGCTTGCGAGGTCGGATAGAGCTTATTGGCTTGAGCGCTTTAAGCATATGCCTCCTGAGTTGGAATTGCCGATAGATTTTTCACGAGGTTCGATGCTTAGTTTCAAAGGTGCATCCATTCACAGAGATTTTGAATTGCGTTGGGATGCTATTTCGCATAAGGCAGCGACCCTTGATACAACACCTTTTACACTCTTTCTTGCAGCACTTTATGGGGTGTTGCATACCTATTCAAGCTCAACAGATATTGTAATTGGTTCTCCTGTCTCAGGGCGGATTCATCCTGATATTCAAAAAACATGTGGCATTTTCATAAACACGCTCCCACTTAGGGTAACCTTTAGTCCTACAGAAAACTTTTTAACCCTAGTAGCCAGAACAAAAACAGCCATCACCGAAGGGCATGATCATCAACTATACCCCTTTGATAGGCTTGTTAATGAACTTGAACTTGCTAGAAGAACAGACCATCAGCCTCTTTTTGATGTTATGCTCTTGCTTCAAGATACGGTTGAAGAGACAATGCAAGCACACGATTTTACGCTTAAAGCAAGAGGGCTTGAGAGCTCTAATTCACATTTTGATATGACATTTTTTATCAGTCAAATGGGTGGTAATATTCGTCTTGACATTGAGTACAACACCTCTTTATTTACGAAAGAAAGTGCCCTACGTTTTGCTCGGCACTATGAAAATTATCTTAAAAATGCGCTGCGTCAACCCAGCACTATGCTCTTGGATATACGTTGTATAACCCCTGAAGAAACGAACTTCTTAGCGCAGGTTTCAAAAGGGTTGCGCAGAAATCTTCCTCAAAAAAGCTTTATCCACTGTTTTCTTGAACAAGCCCAGAAGTTTCCTTACAAAGAGGCAGTGGTAACGCCTTTGGGTCGGTTTAGCTATGCAGATATTGCGCAAAAAGCCATTGCCATCGCTGCTGATATTCAAAGCGCTGGTATCGAAAAAGGTGATTTTGTAGGTCTTACATGTAAAAGGGATGAAAACTTAGTAGCAGGAATGCTTGGGATTATGATGAGTGGTGCAAGTTATGTTTTTATGTCTGCTGAACTGCCTGAAAAAAGGTTTGCTAAAATTGTAAAAACTGCCCATATTAAAAGGGTATATGCATCCACGGAAGTTCCCTTTGTTATTCAAAATATCACACGTAGGATCGATGATGTAGCGCCTGTGGCGTTTGTGCCAGATTCTTTTTCTACGATGGCATATTGCATTTTTACTTCTGGCACAACAGGGGAGCCAAAGGGAGTGCTCATCACAAGGGAAAACCTAGAAAACCTTGTTTTTGCAACCGATATAGAAATCTACAAACAAAGCGATAAAACTTTACGTGAATTGTGTGCTGTCTCAGGTGCTTTTGACGTTTCGATTAAGCAAGTTTGTGCGGCCCTTTCTTGCGGACACACCCTTTGTATGCCAGACGATACAACGCTGTATGACCCTTTTTTACTTCTTGAGTTCATTAAAAAAGAGCAGATTCATCTGCTGGATATATCGCCCTCTCTTTTACTGATGCTTATGGAAGTAGGGCTTTGTGAAACGCCATTACCCTATGTTAAAAAACTGCTCATAGGCTCTGAAGCTGTTCAGTTTTCTGTGATAAAACGATTTATGCATGCCCATCCAAACGTAGAGGTTTTCAATTGTTATGGTCCTAGTGAATGCACCGTTGAGTCTGTGAGACTAAAGATAGAGGCAACACGAGAATACCCTCATATTCTCCCCATAGGTCACCCCTGCCTTAACAGCAATGCTTATGTGCTTGATACGCATATGAACCTTTGTTGCGAAGGTGTTTATGGGGAAATCCATCTTGGTGGGGCATGTGTGGGGGCAGGATACAGTAACGAGACAAAAAATCGGTTTACATATTTTGAGAATGAACGTGTCTATGCAACAGGCGATATAGGTCGCTATAACCGTTTTGGCGAGATAGAAATTGCGGGGAGAAAAGATACTCAGCTTAAAATAAGAGGGTATCGTATTGAGCCAGAGGAGATAGAACATTGCATTCTTTTAGCACCAGGTGTTGCCTTGGCTAGTATTGCAGTTTTCAAACAAGGCACTTTGGATGAGATGGCAGCCTTTTACACAGGAACAGCAGACCCAGAAGAGGTTAAAAAACATGTCGCTTACTTTGTGCCTTCTTATGCCTTGCCTGCAGTCTTTAAGAAAATAGATAAAATGCCACTCAGTGCAGGTGGCAAAATAGATAAAAAGGCACTCTTAGCAGAGCTTGTCTTTAACGAAAAACAACCAGTTCAACCCGAAGGACTTCATCTCGAAATTGCATCCTTATGGCACGACCTTCTGGGTCATTCTGGTTTTGGCATGGAAGATACATTCTTTGATGCTGGAGGAAATTCTGTTTTGCTGGTTCAACTTTACAGTAGGCTGAATAAGGCCTATCCAGATGTTTTTACCCTAGCAGGTCTTTTTTCCAAAAGCAGTATTGAAGCTCAAGCCGAAGCCATTAAAGTATATTCTATGACAGATACTTTGATAGAGGGAATCACACTCCCCTCTCATGCCCTTAGTCGTGAGGCAAAAGGCAATACAAGGCTTTCATCGGCATTACATGTAACGTTGAGTATTCCTCAGGCATCGGCTTATGCGATGTACCTTATGTTCGAGCTTTATGGCATAGAAGACGGGGTGAGTGCTGTTATTAAAAAAGGTATTTGCTATCTTTGCCGTGTCAATCTTCGTGGGGTTGAAGATATAGATGCGCTTATAAAAAGATGTGCGGACAATTTAGAGGATTCAAAAAGCATACGACCACGAGAAGGATGTATCCCCTTAGTGTTATGTGATAGTGAAATTTTAGCAGAGGAGTACGTCGCTCAAAATGGTATTGTTTTTGTGATGCAAAACGGTTTTGTTGAGGGGTATTTTTCTGAAAAAATAGACAGCAATGAAGCTGTTAAGATAATGGAGACGTTTATCATGATTATACAGGCAGCCTCATGA